A window of Sinimarinibacterium sp. NLF-5-8 genomic DNA:
ACGGCCGTGGGTGAGGCCTGGGCACTCGGACGCTTTGAGGTGTTTGAAGAACACCTGTACACCGAAATCATCACCAGCGTGTTGCGACACGCCATTGGCTCACTGCCGCCGCAGCCCGTGCCTCAAGGCCCCAAAGTGCTTTTGACCACAGTGCCGCAGGAACAGCACGGTCTTGGACTGCTGATGGTGGAAGCGTTGCTGGTTCTCGACGGTTGCAGCTGCGTGTCGCTGGGCACGCAAACTCCGCTGAGTGACATCGTGCAAGCGGCGCTGGCGCATCGCGTCGACGTGGTGGCGCTGAGTTTCACCAACCAGCACAAGGCCAGCATGGTGCAAGCCAGCCTGCGCGAACTGCGCGAACAACTGCCCGCCAGCACCGCCCTATGGGTCGGCGGCGACTGTCCAGTGCTCTATCAATGGCCGCAAGCCGGAATCAGCGCGGTGCAGCATTTATCGGGGCTGCAACCGCTGGTAACGCAGTGGCGCCACGCCCATTAGTGCACGCAACTCAACATCGGCTGACCGCAACGGCGGCGCCATTTTCGGATGCGCGCGATATGGGGAACAGTCCCGGCGATAGCCATGAAACCGCTGTTTCTATCCCCGTTACATTCATTGAATACCCCCCACCCCATCTATCGAACCGCCCACCGCGCGCGCCCTGGCTCCTGAAATTTCAGAGCGCCTTTAACCCCGGCGATGCTGCTGCCGATAATCCCCGGGCCGCATCCCCATCCACTGCTTGAACGCGCGATGAAAGGCGCTGGGCTCGGCAAAGCCAACACGGCGGGCGATGGTGGGCAGAGGGTGTTCGGTGGTTTCAAGCAGCGTCAGCGCCAGATCGCGGCGCAGGGTGTCTTTGAGGTTTTGATAGCTGCTGCCTTCACGCAAAAGCGCGCGCCGCAGCGTTGAGGGCGCCACGCCAAGCGCGCGCGCGAGGTGGGCAAAGGTCGGCCATTCTTCGGGCGCTTGCGCGCGCAGTTGATGCCGCACCCGCGCGCTCCAGTTATGGGTGTTTTTGTAGCGCAGCACGATGTTGTACGGCGCCTGGCGCAAAAACGCGGTGGCGCTGCGCTGGGTTTTGCGCACCGGCAATTCAAGCAAGCGCGCGTCAAACGCGATTTGCGTTTGCGGCTGTTCAAACGCCAGCTGCGAGGAATACATCAGCCGATATTCCGGCCAGCGCGCGGGTGCGGGGTAGGCAAAATCAGCGCGCGCGATGGGAATGCGCCGATCGACCAGCCAGCACAGCGTGCCGTAGACCAGCACCAGCAAGGTTTCATGCGCAAACGGCAACAAAGGGCGTTGGGCTGCGCGCGCGCGCGGCGTGGGCATGAGCTGCAAAATCGCAGTGCTGCCATCAATTTTGAGTGCCAGCGCGGTGTCATCCAGAATCAAGGCATACAGCCGAATCATCCGCCGCAGTGCGGCATGCACGGTGCGCGCGTCGGCGCTGGCATAGGTAATCGCGGCAAAGCTGCCGACTTTCATGCGACGGCTGTCGCAGCCAAAAAACTCATCGTCCAGCACCGCCGCAATGTGCAGCCACAGTGCGCTGAAACGCTCAGCAGTAATCCGCCCCTGCGCTTGTGTAAGCACCTGCGGCGCAATCCCTGCGGCCTGCAAAACAGCGGACACGTCATGCCCACCCGCGCGCAGCGCGCGCAGGGCTTCGTGGACAAACTCAACGGATAAGCTGCCTTTTTCCATGATGCGGATGGTAAGGGGCCGCATCTTATTTTGTTGGACTGACGATTCAACTAAACCCTGCCTAGATCGTAGTCCACAGACCTTAAACAGATGTAAAAATAATTGACCCTTGTTTTATTGTATTTACAATAATCATATAAAGATCAGCTGCGATCCGGCCAAACGACAACAAACGCTCGACACTCGCGGTTTGGACATGCTGCGGGCAAATGAAGTGTTTGAAGGCGCGCATTTCACACGCGCTGATGACCGTTTTGATTATGGAGAATCTCGGTTTATCACCGCAGGCTGGTTGGATCCAAGATTAGTGGTGCTGGCGTGGACTCCGCGAGGCAACACAAGACGCATCATTAGTATGAGGCACTGCCATGAACGCGAAGCAAACAAACTTATCCCCTACCTTAGCTGACGACGATCTGCCAGAAATCGACGATTCTTGGATCGCCGAAGCCGATCTATTTCACGGGAAAAAGTTAGTTCGGCGCGGACGTCCCAAGCTCAAAAACCCTCGACAACTGTTGTCACTACGCCTGCCCGCGCCAATCATTGAACGGTGGCGCGCAACCGGCCCAGGCTGGCAAACCCGTATGGCGGAGGTCTTGGAAAAATCTGCGCCCTGATCATCACTCCCGCCGAGTGGCGAAGCGCGCGCGCTATTGCGCTTAAAATACCGGCGCTTTGGGCTGCAGGATTAAAAGCAGCCTTGTTTTTCATCAAAATCTGAGGTCTTGAACATGGCGTTACCCGAAGTTTTTGTTGTTGGCGCGGCGCGCACGGCCGTTGGCAGCTATGGCGGCACGCTCAAAGACACGGCGCTGGCTGATCTGGCGACGATTCCGGTCAAAGAAGCGTTGGTGCGCGCGGGCGTGGCACCGGAACTGGTGGGCCATTTGGTCATGGGAACCGTCATTCCCACCGAAACCCGCGATGCGTATCTGTCGCGCGTGGCGGCGATGAATGCGGGGATTCCCAAAGAAACCCCGGCGTTCAACGTCAACCGCCTGTGCGGTTCGGGCTTGCAGGCGATCGTGTCGGCGGCGCAAACCATTTTGCTGGGCGATGCCGACATTGCCGTCGGCGCTGGCGCCGAATCCATGAGCCGTGGCCCGTACATCGTGCCGGCCGGTCGCTGGGGCGCGCGCCTGGGCGATACCCAAATGATCGACTACATGAACGGCATTCTTCACGACCCGTTCAAGCATCTGCACATGGGCATCACCGCCGAAAACGTTGCTGAGCGTTACGGCATCAGCCGCCAGATGCAGGACGAATTGGCCGCCGAAAGCCAGCAGCGCGCCGCGCGCGCGATTGCCGAGGGGCGCTTTACCTCGCAGATCGTGCCGGTTGAAATCAAAACCCGTAAAGGCATCATCAACTTTGAAGTGGATGAAAACGTGCGCGGGGATACCACCGCCGAATCACTGGCAAAACTCAAGCCCGTGTTCAAAAAAGACGGCGGGCTGGTGACGGCAGGCAATGCCTCCAGCCTCAACGACGGCGCCGCCGCCGTGGTGCTGGCTTCCGGCGCCAAGGTCAAAGAGCTGGGCTTAAAACCAATGGCACGTTTGGTCGGCTACGCCCACGCGGGTGTTGACCCCGATTACATGGGCATTGGCCCGGTACCGGCCTCGCGCGCGGTGATGCAACGCACCGGCCTGAAAGTGCAGGATTTTGACGTGATCGAAGCCAACGAAGCCTTTGCCGCCCAGGCCTGCGCGGTGGCCAAGGAGCTGGGCTTTGACCCGGCCAAGGTCAACCCCAACGGCTCCGGCATCTCCATTGGTCATCCGGTGGGCGCCACTGGCGCAATGATCAGCACCAAGGCGATTTATGAGCTGCACCGCACCGGCGGCCGCTACGCGCTGGTGACGATGTGCATCGGCGGCGGTCAGGGCATCGCCGCGGTATACGAACGCGTTTAAGGCTCACGCTGCACCCGTCATCCTCGCACAAGCCAAGGATGCACGGCGGTTGAAACCGTCCCGATGTACGCCCTTCGCGCCACCCTCTCCCACACTCGGGAGAGGGTCAAGGCTCAAGGGCGTGCCACGACTCATTGATCACCTCACTTCCGAAGCCCTCGCCATGACCACGCCCCGCTATCCCCTCGCCGGTCTGACCGTTGTCGAACTCAGCGGCCACGTTGCCGGCGCGTATTGCGGCAAACTTCTGGCCGGCTTTGGTGCCGGGGTCGTGCATATCAACGGCGGCCACGATGCGGCGCTGGATGACGCCGCGCGCACTTGGCTGCACAGCGCCAAAACCCAACTCGCAGCCGTCAGCGCCGAAGCCCTGCACGCGCAGCTTCAAGACGCCGATGTGATCATCGACGCCTGGGGCGTTGGCGTTTTAGCCGCACAGGGTTTGGATGACGATGCCCTGCGCGCGCTCAACCCGCGCGCGCTGATCTGCCACATCACCCCGTTTGGGCGCAGCGGCCCGCGCAGCACTTGGCGTGCCGACGACATCACCCTGTACGCCGCCAGCGGCCTGATGCAATCCACCGGCGACGGCGCGCGCGCGCCGCTCAACGCCCGTCCGCGCGTGGCCGAAGTCACTGCGGGCATGAATGCCTACATCGCCCTCCTCGCCGCCCTTTTGCGCGGCGGTGCCGACACCATCGAACTGGCGATTGCCGAAGCGGCAATGGACAACTACGAGGTGGCGCTGACCGAGGTGCAGGCCTTGGGCAAAGTCGCGCGCCGCAACAACGATGAACACGCAATGGTGCCGTGGCGCACCTACCCCTGTGCCGACGGCGAGGCGGCGATCATCGGCGGGCCGATGCGCCACTGGCGCAAGGGCGTGCAAGTGTTTGGCGCGCCCGAACTGCAAGGCGATGCCTTTGCCAACATGGCGCTGCGCATCCAAAACCGCGCGCGGTTCGAAGCGTTGATCCAGCCTTATCTGGCACACAAAACGCGCGCGCAGATTTTTGCCGATGGGCAAAAAAATGGCCTGGCCTGGGCACCGATGCTGTCGGTACTCGAAGCACTGGACGATCCCCAGCACCAGGCGCGCGCGTTTTTAACGGCAGCCCCCGGCGGCGGCGTGATGCCGGATGCGCCGTTTCGACTGCAACGCGGCCTGTGGCGCAGCACCCGCGCGCAAACCGTGCCGGACATCCCGCGCGCGGTTGAAGCCAACTCGCATACTCATTGCAACCGCGCGCGCGCACCGTTTGCCGGCTTGCGCGTGCTGGATTTTTCCCACGACTGGGCCGGTCCGCACGCCGCGCGTCTGTTTGCCGATTACGGCGCGCAAGTGATCAAAATCGAATACCCGCAGCGGCTCGACGGCATGCGCGGCGGCTATCCGCAAAAAATCAATGGCCACCCGCGCTTCTGGCAGTTGCACAGAGGCAAGTCCTCGCTGACGCTGGATCTGAAAAATCCTGATCATCAAGCCGTGTTGGATCACTTGATCAAAGACGCGGATGTGGTCATCGAAAACTCGCGCGCGGGGGTGATGCAGCGCAAAGGCTATGGCTATGAGCACCTGCGCGCGCTCAATCCCAAAATCATTCTGCTGTCGATGTCGGCCTTTGGCGCCAGCGGCCCCTACCAGGATTTTTGCGGCTACGGCGGCACCCTGGAGGCGATCAGCGGCCTGCAATCGCTGACCGCTTACGACGCCCAAAGCCGCTGGCAGCGCGTGCGTGAGATGGACGTGATGAACGGCATCATGGGCACCTGCGCCGCCGTCACCGCGTTGATTCAGCGTAAAGCCGACGGCGAGGGACAATGGATCGACCTGTCCGAAAACGAAACCACGGCGTATTTCATCGGCGAGTTTTTCCTCAGCATCAGCCGCGCGCGCGCGCAGCCCGTGCCGATCGGCAACCGCCATCCGCAGCACGCACCGCAAGGCTGCTACCCCTGCCAGGGTGAAGATCGCTGGCTGACGCTGTGCGTCCAAACCGATGCGCAATGGCAGGCATTGGCAACCCTGCTCGGCGCGCGCGCGCAAGACCCGCGCTTTGCCAGCGCAGCGGGTCGTCAGCAGCATCACGATGAAATCGACGCCCTGATCACCGACTGGCTGCGCGAACAAAGCCCCGCCGCTGCCGCGCAAATCCTGCAAAACCAGCAGATTGCCGCCGCGCCCGTGATGAACGCCGCCGATCTGGCGCAAGACCCGCACCTGGCCGCGCGCGGGTGGTGGCAAGCGCTCGACGGCCTCACCCTGCCCGGCTTTCCGTTCAGCTTTGCCAGTCACCGCGCACAAGTGCACGGCAAAGGCCCCGATCTGGGCGACGCCAACACGCACTGGTTTGCGGCGGCAGGGGTGCAGACCCTACCCGACCTTGCACCCGCGCAACTTGGCACCGCATACGACGAAAAATAGCCGCGTCGCGTCCCCGACAACGCCGCCGAGATCGACGCAGCGTACTTTTGCAGCCAACGGCTGTGGTTGCCCCACCTCACTCTCATCGTTCGCGCAGGGTTTTGACGGCCTGCTGGTCAGCCCCAAAAAAAAGCACCGGGCTTTCCGGTGCTCAATGTTTTCGACAGCAGGGGAGGGAGGGTAAAGCGCCGTCGAAACCGATTAAAAACAATCCTTGTAAGCGCTGTCCGCGCGCGCCTTGTCAATTCATCGCATTTTTGCGTTCGATTTCCGAGTTGACGAACTTGATCCAATTGGCGGCGGTTTCGCCGTGTTTTGGTGAATCGGCTGCGGCGATGAAGGTTTTGCGGGCTTCGCTGAGGCGACCGGCATTGAACTGCGCCATGCCCAGTTGCAGGCGGATGCTGTCCGCATCATCGAGTGCTTTTGCATTCAGGGCGCTGGTGAAGGCGTTGATCGCCTCTTTCCAGTCCCCTGCTTCTGCATAAGCTTGTCCCAGGAAGGTGTAGTGCCTGGCTTCGCCACTGCTTTCGGCCAGGCGTTTGAGCACCGGGATCTGGGCGTCGTATTCCTTGGCCATGGCCAGCGCCTGGGCGTACAGCTGCAGGGTTTCGGTATCGGCGTCCAGCGTTCGCGCGCGCAGCTCCTTGGCGATCAGGCGTGCCGCCGGGAACGGCGCTTCTGCAACCAGATACAGTCGCGCCAGGTTCATCAGGTCACTTTTGCCGGTGACCATGCCGCCTTCATAGGCCGCGTGCAGGGTCGCCAGCTGGGCTTTCTGATTGCCTTGCAGGCCGTACATGCCGGACAGCTGCAGGTAGTAGCTCTGGCTCGGATATTGCGCGACGAGGATCTCCAATATCTTGACCGCTTTGCCGTAGTCGCCCAGCTCGTAGTACACCGCGCGCAACAGGGACAGCCAGTTCTCCTTGGGTTGCTGTTGTTTGCTGCGCGCGATCTTGAGGCCTTCGACAATGGCGGCTTCGGCGGCCTTGAAATCACTTTGCTGGTAGTAGGCCTGTGCCAGTAGTACATAGGCGTCGGCTGAGGGGTCTTCGGCCTGTTTGAACCAGACCTTCAATGCACTGACGGCCTGGGGGTAGTCCTCGACGACAAAGTACATCTGCGCCAGTGCAAACAGGGTGCTGTTGCGAACCCCTTCGGCCAGATTGGGGGTTTTGAGCACCTGCTGATAGGCTTCAATGGCTTTGCCCGTCTGATCCTGGGCGTAGTACAGCGCGGCGTAGAGGTTGTAGAGCGTGGCGCGTTCGTAGTCGTTGAGCTTGTCCTGCCGGGCCTTGAGACGCCCCAGCGCAGCCTCTGCGGTGACGTAGTCTTTGGCATCCAGCGCTTTTTGCGCTTCGTCCATGTCCTTGAATACGGGCGCGGTGATCGATTGGGTGCGTTGCGTCGCCGGCCGTGGCGGCTTTTTGTCTGCCGCGTATCCAGGTGCGACAGACAGACACAGGCCAAGTGCGGCAACAACAGCAAAAAGAGAGGTTTTCATCGGCGCCCCTTGCCTTTTTCGAGCTGGAACGTGATCAGGTGCTGAACGCCCGGAACTTCGACCGGCAGGCCGTTTTCGACGCGGGGTTTGTATTTGAACTTGAGCACCGCCTTGCTTGCGGCATCATCAAAAACGCCCGGCGGCTCGGCTTCGATTACTTTGGGATCGCGCACGCTGCCTGTCTGGGTGACGGTAAACTCCAGCAGTACCCACCCTTCCTGTCCCCGGCTTTGCGCGCGCGCCGGGTAAATCGGCGCAACTTTGACGATCGGCAGGTATTCGCCGTCGCTGGCGGAAAGGCGGAAGCCTTCACTGGTCATCTTGGTATCGACCCGCATCGGCCCGATGCTGACCGCGCCGGCAACCGGGGCTTCGGTCTGGGTCTGCGGTGGCGGTGCATCCGGCGCTTCCTGTGGTCGGTCGGGCTTTTCCGGTTTGGGACGCTCGACCTCAAGGTTTTGCTCGCGCTTGACCCGCACAAAGTCGATCATCTTGCTGGAGGGGGCGTCGGTCATCGCGCCACGCCCGGCGGCGATCAGGCTGGACATCAGCCAGTACAGTAAAAAAGTGACGACCACTGCAACGGCAGCGCCCAGCAGCAGCCGGATCATGTTGCGCAGCGGGTGCACTTCTGCGGCGCGTTCGGCCAGCAGGCCGACGTGAACCGATCCATCCAATGTCGTGGCGTCCATGCTCAGCCCTCCCCGCCTTGCGTGGCAACGGCAACGTCATGGATGCCTGCTTCGCGTGCCGCGTCCATGACTTCCATGAGTTGCTGGCTGCGTGATTCACGATCAGCCTGGATTACCATCGCCCCTTGCGGATTTTCGGCCTTGAGTCGAATCAGCACGGGCTTGAGCTGTGCGGGCGGAACTTTCTTGCGATCAATCCAGATCTCGCCGGCCGGCGACAGTGCCACAAAAATATTGGCCTTGTCCTGGCGAACCGCGGTTTCCGCTTGTACGCGGTTGACATCAATTCCGGCTTCTTTGATGAAGCTGGCGGTGACGATGAAAAAAATCAGCATGATGAACACCACGTCAAGCATCGGCGTCAGGTCAATCGCGCTGTCGTCACCCT
This region includes:
- a CDS encoding MerR family transcriptional regulator — translated: MTPSTPPTTPNPLKNSNARLTIAAVERETGLGKDTLRVWERRYGFPTPTRDTAGDRLYNAEQVRQLKWISRLLDAGLRPGKIVGLDDAALQALLAQNVAAPNPQLSKTKTAQSAINSMIGELLSTIGKHDPRSLRHSLSRAQLRMGLTAFITDLVAPLNTAVGEAWALGRFEVFEEHLYTEIITSVLRHAIGSLPPQPVPQGPKVLLTTVPQEQHGLGLLMVEALLVLDGCSCVSLGTQTPLSDIVQAALAHRVDVVALSFTNQHKASMVQASLRELREQLPASTALWVGGDCPVLYQWPQAGISAVQHLSGLQPLVTQWRHAH
- a CDS encoding AraC family transcriptional regulator, producing the protein MRPLTIRIMEKGSLSVEFVHEALRALRAGGHDVSAVLQAAGIAPQVLTQAQGRITAERFSALWLHIAAVLDDEFFGCDSRRMKVGSFAAITYASADARTVHAALRRMIRLYALILDDTALALKIDGSTAILQLMPTPRARAAQRPLLPFAHETLLVLVYGTLCWLVDRRIPIARADFAYPAPARWPEYRLMYSSQLAFEQPQTQIAFDARLLELPVRKTQRSATAFLRQAPYNIVLRYKNTHNWSARVRHQLRAQAPEEWPTFAHLARALGVAPSTLRRALLREGSSYQNLKDTLRRDLALTLLETTEHPLPTIARRVGFAEPSAFHRAFKQWMGMRPGDYRQQHRRG
- a CDS encoding BrnT family toxin yields the protein MLRANEVFEGAHFTRADDRFDYGESRFITAGWLDPRLVVLAWTPRGNTRRIISMRHCHEREANKLIPYLS
- a CDS encoding BrnA antitoxin family protein — translated: MNAKQTNLSPTLADDDLPEIDDSWIAEADLFHGKKLVRRGRPKLKNPRQLLSLRLPAPIIERWRATGPGWQTRMAEVLEKSAP
- a CDS encoding acetyl-CoA C-acyltransferase family protein, encoding MALPEVFVVGAARTAVGSYGGTLKDTALADLATIPVKEALVRAGVAPELVGHLVMGTVIPTETRDAYLSRVAAMNAGIPKETPAFNVNRLCGSGLQAIVSAAQTILLGDADIAVGAGAESMSRGPYIVPAGRWGARLGDTQMIDYMNGILHDPFKHLHMGITAENVAERYGISRQMQDELAAESQQRAARAIAEGRFTSQIVPVEIKTRKGIINFEVDENVRGDTTAESLAKLKPVFKKDGGLVTAGNASSLNDGAAAVVLASGAKVKELGLKPMARLVGYAHAGVDPDYMGIGPVPASRAVMQRTGLKVQDFDVIEANEAFAAQACAVAKELGFDPAKVNPNGSGISIGHPVGATGAMISTKAIYELHRTGGRYALVTMCIGGGQGIAAVYERV
- a CDS encoding CoA transferase, which produces MPRLIDHLTSEALAMTTPRYPLAGLTVVELSGHVAGAYCGKLLAGFGAGVVHINGGHDAALDDAARTWLHSAKTQLAAVSAEALHAQLQDADVIIDAWGVGVLAAQGLDDDALRALNPRALICHITPFGRSGPRSTWRADDITLYAASGLMQSTGDGARAPLNARPRVAEVTAGMNAYIALLAALLRGGADTIELAIAEAAMDNYEVALTEVQALGKVARRNNDEHAMVPWRTYPCADGEAAIIGGPMRHWRKGVQVFGAPELQGDAFANMALRIQNRARFEALIQPYLAHKTRAQIFADGQKNGLAWAPMLSVLEALDDPQHQARAFLTAAPGGGVMPDAPFRLQRGLWRSTRAQTVPDIPRAVEANSHTHCNRARAPFAGLRVLDFSHDWAGPHAARLFADYGAQVIKIEYPQRLDGMRGGYPQKINGHPRFWQLHRGKSSLTLDLKNPDHQAVLDHLIKDADVVIENSRAGVMQRKGYGYEHLRALNPKIILLSMSAFGASGPYQDFCGYGGTLEAISGLQSLTAYDAQSRWQRVREMDVMNGIMGTCAAVTALIQRKADGEGQWIDLSENETTAYFIGEFFLSISRARAQPVPIGNRHPQHAPQGCYPCQGEDRWLTLCVQTDAQWQALATLLGARAQDPRFASAAGRQQHHDEIDALITDWLREQSPAAAAQILQNQQIAAAPVMNAADLAQDPHLAARGWWQALDGLTLPGFPFSFASHRAQVHGKGPDLGDANTHWFAAAGVQTLPDLAPAQLGTAYDEK
- a CDS encoding lipopolysaccharide assembly protein LapB — encoded protein: MKTSLFAVVAALGLCLSVAPGYAADKKPPRPATQRTQSITAPVFKDMDEAQKALDAKDYVTAEAALGRLKARQDKLNDYERATLYNLYAALYYAQDQTGKAIEAYQQVLKTPNLAEGVRNSTLFALAQMYFVVEDYPQAVSALKVWFKQAEDPSADAYVLLAQAYYQQSDFKAAEAAIVEGLKIARSKQQQPKENWLSLLRAVYYELGDYGKAVKILEILVAQYPSQSYYLQLSGMYGLQGNQKAQLATLHAAYEGGMVTGKSDLMNLARLYLVAEAPFPAARLIAKELRARTLDADTETLQLYAQALAMAKEYDAQIPVLKRLAESSGEARHYTFLGQAYAEAGDWKEAINAFTSALNAKALDDADSIRLQLGMAQFNAGRLSEARKTFIAAADSPKHGETAANWIKFVNSEIERKNAMN
- a CDS encoding energy transducer TonB, which translates into the protein MIRLLLGAAVAVVVTFLLYWLMSSLIAAGRGAMTDAPSSKMIDFVRVKREQNLEVERPKPEKPDRPQEAPDAPPPQTQTEAPVAGAVSIGPMRVDTKMTSEGFRLSASDGEYLPIVKVAPIYPARAQSRGQEGWVLLEFTVTQTGSVRDPKVIEAEPPGVFDDAASKAVLKFKYKPRVENGLPVEVPGVQHLITFQLEKGKGRR
- a CDS encoding biopolymer transporter ExbD; protein product: MDPFSVGQDEGDDSAIDLTPMLDVVFIMLIFFIVTASFIKEAGIDVNRVQAETAVRQDKANIFVALSPAGEIWIDRKKVPPAQLKPVLIRLKAENPQGAMVIQADRESRSQQLMEVMDAAREAGIHDVAVATQGGEG